The genomic DNA TCAAGTACTGTGCTGCTCCCAGTTTGGGCAGGCAAATGGATATATTTGCAAACATTGTACCTTTCTCGCATTATATGTAGTAATTCATCTGGAAAATCTTTAGGGTGTGGAGATGTATATCTAAATCTCATCTCAGGAAACTCACTAGAAAGTCGATCCAAGAGATCAGCAAAACGCAAGCCCATCTTTTTCACCTTACTCATGCTGGAAAAACCTTCACTAAGTCTCCAATTGGTTCCTGGTTCAACTTCTTTTTCAAATCCAGATGTATCATTATAGCTGTTTACATTCTGCCCAAGAAGTGTTACCTCCTTCACACCTTCTTTCCAAAGCCCTGCTACCTCCTTTACGATTGATTCCACTGGACGCGACCGCTCTCTACCTCTAGTAAAAGGAACAATGCAAAAGGAGCACATATTATTGCAACCCCTCATCACTGAGACAAAAGCAGTAACTGAATTTTTTGATATTCTAACGGGGCTAATATCAGCATAAGTCTCCTCAAGTGAAAGAAGAGTATTGATCCCTTTCTGACCATATTCTACCTCTTCTAATAAACGTGGTAAGTCCCTGTAAGCATCAGGACCACACACCACATCAACCATCTTATCTGAATCCAATATCTTTTCCTTTAATCTCTCAGCCATACATCCCAATACAACTATTTTCGGAGGGTGCAGAGACTGCGATCTGCCTGAAGCAACATTTCTCTTCCATTCcctttttaaaaaccaaaaataattaaGCCTCTGCCATACTTTATGTTCAGCATAGTCTCTTATAGCACAAGTGTTGATAAAAATGACCTCAGCACTCTCAGGAACATTGACAACTTCATTATATCCAGCATTCTTCATGATGGAAAGGACAATCTCCATATCATTTACATTCATTTGACAACCATACGTCTCCTGATATATACGACCTCTGGTAGGGACGTCAGAATCAGGCACTGAAGAAACTTCAGAAGTTGGCACAAGACTGCAcagaattgaaaaatgaaagaaagtaaAGCATTGAATTCCACTTCGCAAACCATCTGCCTGACTAAGACAGAACCAGAagtaaatcaaatattaaaggCATAAAACTTCCTGAATTTATTAATATGACAATTTCACTGGCTCTTAGGAACACcgcatacatacatataatcCAAATACATCCTATTAGCTTGGCAGGACAACAAAACCGAGCACATGCCAAATTTCATGCCTCAATACATATTGGAAATGTTTCTGCATTGTGCATATTTAACAGACTTTCCATTTTACTTCATTCTTATATCAAAACTAGAGAGAATTTTATTTGTGGATATCTATTGAATTCACGTTACAATGGCCAAACAagcaataatataatataaaggaGTAAGAACTTTAATGAACCTTCGCAAAATAcagataattcaaaaatatgaaacaaGAATCAGTGTTGAACTCCAAATCAACAAGTCTATGTATCTGCAGTAAACTGCAGACATGGAATTACATGTACGTAGGTGCAAGAGACGAAGCTTACTGGGGCAGAGGCTGGGAGGCCGTGAGCGAAGCACAAGCGATGAAGTGGTGAATTGAGGGGCCATCAGCGAGAATTGATGAGTGGAAGAAGTTTCTAGAGAGATTGAGAGAGGACCTTCGTTTCAGTTGACGACTCGCCTGACGGCTATAGCAACGTAAATTGAGAGAGCGCCGAGGAGTTGAAGAGAGAGCTTTGAGGCTGAAACAGCATCGTTTTTGAATTCTGATGCAAAGAAGAGTGCAATCTATTTGGTTTAAGATCGATGAGAAAGAAGACGCCATTGAAAGGCAGGGACACTCTCTGTTTCACCGTGTCGAACAACTGGGAGTTGGATAGGGCTTTGGAGGATCGGCGCTCAGCCGCTATTGCCGAAACGAATCGTTTTATGATGTTGTTTCATAAAACGCAGCGTTTCATTATGTTATCTTCAACAGAATT from Mangifera indica cultivar Alphonso chromosome 16, CATAS_Mindica_2.1, whole genome shotgun sequence includes the following:
- the LOC123199784 gene encoding CDK5RAP1-like protein; the encoded protein is MASSFSSILNQIDCTLLCIRIQKRCCFSLKALSSTPRRSLNLRCYSRQASRQLKRRSSLNLSRNFFHSSILADGPSIHHFIACASLTASQPLPHLVPTSEVSSVPDSDVPTRGRIYQETYGCQMNVNDMEIVLSIMKNAGYNEVVNVPESAEVIFINTCAIRDYAEHKVWQRLNYFWFLKREWKRNVASGRSQSLHPPKIVVLGCMAERLKEKILDSDKMVDVVCGPDAYRDLPRLLEEVEYGQKGINTLLSLEETYADISPVRISKNSVTAFVSVMRGCNNMCSFCIVPFTRGRERSRPVESIVKEVAGLWKEGVKEVTLLGQNVNSYNDTSGFEKEVEPGTNWRLSEGFSSMSKVKKMGLRFADLLDRLSSEFPEMRFRYTSPHPKDFPDELLHIMRERYNVCKYIHLPAQTGSSTVLERMRRGYTREAYLDLVQKIRRNIPDVGLSSDFICGFCGETEEEHADTLSLMKAVGYDMAYMFAYSMRERTHAHRNYIDDVPEEVKQRRLTELIEAFRESTGQFYDSQVGTIQLVLVEGPNKRAPDTELIGKSDRGHKISFTNLPLPNRDDSQNDKRNPVVGDYVEVQILKSSRASLFGEALAITKLSSFYCNVHEEAVACASRS